A genome region from Primulina eburnea isolate SZY01 chromosome 9, ASM2296580v1, whole genome shotgun sequence includes the following:
- the LOC140840747 gene encoding uncharacterized protein has product MKIQQVFTSVAYPQSHGQVEVTNRMLVQGLKVRLGKAKGNWVEELPSVLWAYRTTPREGTKETPFSLVYGNEAVLPAEIGLESARVMFYDEDNGARRATDLDLLEGKREAASIQLEAYKNRIA; this is encoded by the coding sequence ATGAAGATCCAACAAGTCTTTACCTCTGTAGCTTACCCGCAGAGTCATGGCCAGGTGGAGGTGACTAATCGGATGCTAGTACAGGGTCTGAAAGTTCGACTGGGCAAAGCCAAAGGCAATTGGGTGGAGGAGCTACCAAGTGTCTTATGGGCATACCGAACCACTCCGAGAGAGGGAACCAAAGAAACTCCTTTCAGTTTGGTCTACGGTAATGAAGCAGTGCTCCCGGCTGAGATCGGGTTGGAATCGGCAAGGGTGATGTTTTATGACGAGGACAATGGAGCGAGACGCGCTACTGACCTTGATCTTTTGGAAGGAAAGAGGGAGGCTGCCAGCATTCAACTGGAAGCTTATAAGAACCGCATTGCATAG
- the LOC140840748 gene encoding uncharacterized protein, producing the protein MAGTMGSWKTRDVVFQIELTPQTSSPAVEQEEEDWRTAILDYLKEGKLPADPREARKLKAKCARYVMVGDVLFRTSFAGPLLRCLSYQEADYVLREVHEGCCGNHLGAYALARKVLLAGYSWPSVLHDAQELVMSCDSCQRHARLSHRPAAMMKAVTAACPFDQWGMDIVGPFPIAPAQKKFLLVAVDYFSKWVEAEPLARITENDVLKFL; encoded by the coding sequence ATGGCTGGAACAATGGGAAGTTGGAAGACTAGAGATGTGGTATTTCAAATCGAACTCACACCTCAAACGAGTTCGCCCGCAGTTGAACAGGAGGAGGAAGATTGGAGAACCGCTATACTTGATTACTTGAAGGAGGGAAAACTTCCTGCTGACCCCAGAGAGGCTCGTAAGTTGAAGGCAAAATGTGCACGCTATGTAATGGTTGGGGACGTGTTGTTTAGAACGTCTTTTGCAGGACCGCTCCTTCGGTGTTTGAGTTACCAAGAGGCTGATTATGTGCTTCGAGAAGTTCATGAGGGGTGTTGTGGAAATCATTTGGGAGCTTATGCATTGGCCAGGAAAGTGCTCCTCGCCGGTTATTCTTGGCCCTCAGTACTGCATGATGCTCAAGAGTTGGTAATGTCTTGTGATAGTTGTCAACGTCATGCGCGGTTGAGTCACCGGCCGGCCGCAATGATGAAGGCTGTCACGGCCGCCTGTCCCTTTGACCAGTGGGGAATGGATATCGTGGGACCGTTTCCTATAGCTCCCGCTCAGAAAAAATTCCTGCTGGTAGCAGTTGATTATTTTTCAAAGTGGGTGGAAGCAGAGCCTTTGGCCAGAATCACTGAGAACGACGTCCTGAAATTCTTGTGA
- the LOC140840749 gene encoding uncharacterized protein: protein MVGRRGSRRAPSASSRLQRGPEQSHVETRQEQPRQETRTEQPRHETRVEQTRPNENVGNLTLEQLGQFIARTVDEAMRRNQESMGVGEQASRQEHEENVEVHQSRVEETQSIQSGEISEMGEMWKEIRMLRQQDFPRVFRQLNVGEYDGHTDPEEHLWRFENAALLHQYTDGVKCRVFLGTLVRSAQQWFNTLQPNSICSFEDFSVAFLHRFASSKRHQKNYLSLFVMKQQEAETLREFVQRFNNAALEIPAATPDIMISAFTQGLRGGEFFKSLVKKPPSSYDDLLARAEKYVNLEDAQRYRRMENRPGGSRAEGAEKGGRKRGAGEREEDKNRNRGPFSSHVPLNRNRDKVMEVRESEGRWEKLQRAEGGVRMPPVDRREGSSSGDRPKPRTSPRRGRGPPWINRRVGEPRREGQGQDAPRGPVEPRRRADEDNHPTRGMIHMILGGATYGDSGRARKAHGRRLENFEISRGADLPQDPVISFGPEDLRGIVAPHNDALVVTATIANYDVARIFIDNGSSVNILFKSTMDQMKVEGFEFDPVSTPLYGFAGHAIPPLGQITLPLSLGRDSRRVTKMITFTVVDTHSSYNGILGRPALKDFRAVASTYHQKLKFPVGKEVGVLCGDQKVARRCYEGIVKEEGKRARVEVNMIRRGRSGLPVVVGEVHEVMDEKPEIVTLGPDEKTLRIAPDLDPKVRKELIICLQANLSGFAWSAQELTGTSPDIAEHRLNILPNSRPVKQKKRHFGPEKDVVIKKEVRELLNAGHIREVQFPTWLSNVVLVPNNSGKWRMCVDFRDLNKACPKDCYPLPRIDQLVDSTARHQYLCMLDAYQGYHQIPLAVEDQDKVSFITSEGTFCYVVMPFGLKNAGATYQRLMDRVFSEQVGRNVEVYVDDIMVKSKDSSQLVPDLVETFATLKSYGLKLNPQKCIFGVRSGKFLGYMVTERGIKANPEKVQAIQDMVSPRGPKDVQQLTGRIAALARFISRSAHRSLPFFRTLRKAKKFEWGPDCEKAFTELKEYLAELPVLAKPAAGEPLWVYLSATEGAMSSVLVKSEGSVQQPVYYVSHALKGAEIRYSGLEKLALALVMTARRLRPYFLSHPIVVLTNSPLGRILTHSDMSGRLIKWTTELGEYDIQYEPRTSIKAQALADFLAETVHLENEDPWKVYVDGSSSKDGSGVGVVLISPAGEEVKLAVRLDFRASNNEAEYEAVLAGLRAARNVGATRVLIFSDSQLVAQQMKGMYDVKDEKLIEYAREVDRVREKFTEITFEQIPRKENEKADALA from the exons atggtaggCAGGAGAGGAAGTAGAAGAGCTCCCTCAGCATCATCACGTCTTCAGAGGGGACCTGAACAGTCTCATGTTGAGACAAGACAggaacaacctcgtcaagagacaAGAACTGAGCAGCCCCGTCACGAGACGAGGGTTGAGCAAACCCGTCCTAATGAGAACGTGGGAAACTTAACCCTGGAACAGTTGGGCCAATTCATCGCCCGTACAGTAGATGAGGCAATGAGGAGGAACCAAGAGTCCATGGGTGTTGGGGAACAGGCCTCTCGTCAGGAGCATGAGGAAAATGTTGAAGTCCACCAGAGTAGGGTGGAGGAGACGCAATCCATACAAAGTGGAGAGATTAGTGAGATGGGGGAGATGTGGAAGGAAATACGGATGTTGAGACAACAG GACTTCCCCCGAGTTTTCCGACAACTGAATGTTGGAGAATATGATGGACATACCGACCCCGAAGAGCATTTGTGGAGATTTGAGAATGCGGCTTTGTTGCATCAGTACACAGATGGAGTGAAATGCCGGGTGTTCTTGGGCACGTTGGTGAGGTCAGCCCAGCAGTGGTTTAACACCTTGCAGCCTAACTCCATATGTTCCTTTGAGGACTTTTCAGTCGCTTTCTTgcacagatttgccagtagtaagcgacatcagaaaaattatttgagcttGTTCGTGATGAAACAGCAAGAGGCCGAGACTTTACGAGAATTTGTCCAGCGTTTTAACAATGCGGCGTTGGAGATACCAGCGGCTACCCCGGACATCATGATAAGTGCTTTCACCCAAGGCCTGAGAGGAGGGGAGTTTTTTAAGTCGTTGGTCAAGAAGCCTCCGTCGAGCTACGATGATCTGTTGGCTCGAGCTGAGAAGTATGTAAACTTGGAGGATGCTCAACGGTACAGAAGGATGGAGAATCGGCCCGGAGGAAGCAGAGCTGAGGGAGCGGAGAAAGGGGGAAGGAAGAGGGGTGCGGGGGAAAGAGAGGAGGACAAAAATAGAAATAGAGGACCATTCTCGTCACATGTTCCTCTTAATAGGAATCGTGATAAAGTGATGGAGGTGAGGGAGTCAGAGGGAAGGTGGGAGAAGTTGCAGAGAGCGGAGGGCGGAGTTAGGATGCCTCCAGTGGACAGAAGAGAGGGATCCTCATCCGGTGACCGACCAAAACCTCGCACGTCTCCTAGACGGGGTCGAGGTCCTCCTTGGATCAACCGGAGGGTAGGAGAGCCGAGAAGAGAAGGGCAGGGTCAGGATGCTCCTCGGGGACCTGTCGAGCCGAGGAGAAGAGCAGACGAAGATAACCACCCCACGAGGGGAATGATTCACATGATCTTAGGGGGTGCTACTTATGGAGACTCTGGGCGAGCCCGGAAAGCGCACGGAAGAAGGTTggagaattttgaaatatccaGGGGTGCAGACTTACCCCAAGATCCTGTCATCAGCTTCGGGCCGGAGGACCTTCGAGGCATCGTGGCCCCTcataacgatgccttggtggtGACGGCCACCATTGCCAACTACGATGTGGCAAGGATCTTCATTGATAATGGGAGCTCTGTAAATATATTGTTTAAGAGCACGATGGATCAGATGAAAGTTGAAGGATTCGAGTTTGATCCAGTCTCCACTCCTCTATATGGGTTTGCGGGCCATGCCATTCCGCCGCTGGGTCAGATTACTCTTCCCCTATCCTTAGGACGTGACTCTCGGCGGGTAACAAAGATGATAACATTTACCGTGGTGGATACCCACTCATCGTATAATGGAATCCTGGGGCGGCCAGCCTTAAAGGATTTCAGAGCCGTAGCTTCCACGTATCATCAGAAGTTGAAATTTCCTGTGGGAAAGGAGGTGGGAGTCTTGTGTGGAGACCAGAAAGTTGCACGAAGATGTTATGAAGGAATAGTGAAAGAAGAGGGGAAGAGGGCTCGTGTGGAGGTCAATATGATTAGAAGAGGGCGAAGCGGGTTGCCCGTGGTAGTGGGGGAAGTTCATGAGGTGATGGATGAAAAGCCGGAGATTGTGACATTGGGGCCCGATGAGAAGACTCTCAGAATAGCCCCTGATCTTGACCCAAAAGTCAGGAAGGAACTCATTATTTGTTTACAAGCTAATCTCAGCGGATTCGCTTGGTCAGCCCAAGAGCTCACAGGGACGAGCCCAGATATAGCAGAGCACCGATTGAACATCTTACCGAACTCTCGTCCCGTAAAGCAGAAGAAGAGACATTTCGGGCCTGAGAAAGATGTAGTTATAAAAAAAGAAGTGAGGGAGTTGCTCAATGCTGGGCACATTCGAGAGGTGCAGTTTCCTACTTGGCTCTCGAATGTCGTTCTTGTTCCGAATAATTCAGGGAAATGGAGGATGTGTGTGGATTTCAGAGACCTCAATAAGGCATGCCCTAAAGATTGTTATCCTCTACCTCGGATAGATCAGTTGGTGGACTCCACAGCGAGACATCAATATTTGTGTATGTTGGATGCTTATCAGGGATATCATCAAATTCCCTTGGCTGTGGAGGATCAGGATAAAGTGAGTTTCATAACCTCTGAAGGAACTTTCTGCTACGTGGTTATGCCCTTTGGACTCAAAAATGCCGGAGCCACGTATCAGCGATTGATGGATAGAGTCTTTTCTGAACAGGTAGGGAGGAATGTCGAagtgtatgtggacgacatcaTGGTAAAATCAAAAGACTCATCCCAGCTTGTACCTGATTTGGTGGAAACCTTTGCAACCCTCAAATCCTACGGGCTGAAGTTGAATCCTCAGAAGTGTATCTTCGGGGTGAGGAGTGGAAAGTTTTTGGGTTATATGGTGACAGAACGAGGGATCAAGGCCAACCCCGAGAAAGTCCAAGCTATCCAAGATATGGTCTCTCCTCGGGGACCCAAAGATGTTCAACAGTTGACAGGAAGGATTGCTGCTCTGGCACGTTTTATCTCGAGGTCCGCTCACAGAAGTTTACCATTCTTCCGGACCTTGCGCAAAGCGAAAAAATTTGAATGGGGTCCGGATTGCGAGAAGGCTTTTACCGAGTTGAAGGAGTATCTTGCTGAGCTTCCTGTCCTGGCCAAACCGGCAGCAGGCGAGCCTTTATGGGTATATTTATCTGCCACTGAAGGAGCTATGAGCTCGGTCCTGGTCAAGTCAGAAGGATCAGTTCAGCAGCCGGTTTACTACGTTTCACATGCACTCAAAGGGGCAGAAATCAGGTATTCAGGGTTGGAAAAATTGGCTTTGGCATTGGTGATGACAGCCAGACGCTTGAGACCTTACTTCTTATCTCATCCGATTGTGGTGCTCACTAACAGTCCATTGGGCAGAATCCTAACTCATTCGGATATGTCTGGCCGTTTGATCAAGTGGACTACTGAGCTAGGAGAGTATGACATTCAGTATGAGCCAAGAACATCCATTAAAGCACAAGCCTTAGCCGATTTTTTGGCTGAGACCGTGCATCTTGAAAATGAAGACCCTTGGAAAGTGTATGTTGATGGTTCATCTTCTAAGGATGGAAGTGGGGTGGGGGTAGTATTGATTTCGCCGGCCGGGGAGGAAGTGAAGTTAGCAGTTAGGTTGGATTTTCGAGCATCCAACAATGAGGCAGAGTATGAGGCTGTGTTGGCCGGACTTCGAGCAGCCAGAAATGTGGGAGCTACCCGAGTACTTATTTTTTCTGACTCGCAGTTGGTAGCACAACAGATGAAGGGGATGTATgatgtgaaagatgagaaaCTTATTGAGTATGCTCGAGAAGTGGACAGAGTTAGAGAGAAATTCACGGAGATTACATTTGAACAGATCCCcaggaaagaaaatgaaaaggCGGACGCTCTAGCCTAA
- the LOC140840431 gene encoding uncharacterized protein gives MSKVRFPSIPPNAKKFCSDEYKKWWAAVHGNYLEENIMSLTVSYENSQEGKVCDNGDDFLGEDPLHMPSNTFLKEHNVRAIELPTSNKRKNLEDSESSNADCHWKRTKKDSDPSNQKIIDIDCATRDEQHTGSFVGELEHKLLNDDIRGSQDSQKSLAILSAGDTISRKSSISTMPSVVPKPVALAVFDGGKFLFDHQKDFLQRLWMDLREKITNTLVDCISSLKDDVFLVLGTMKSLNGFDFSGLEELSGSLFDKAAAFGEACSRSSEETAKEALAQQLSEAKDRLDKAKTKEIKEASQVKSTQEDLESTVKELGDLKKRKKLLSSSLKRQQRLFFGAQAEVHTIEA, from the exons ATGTCTAAGGTGCGCTTTCCTTCTATACCCCCAAATGCGAAGAAGTTTTGCTCTGATGAGTACAAGAAATGGTGGGCTGCAGTCCATGGAAATTACTTGGAAGAAAATATCATGTCTCTCACTGTCTCATATGAAAACTCGCAAGAAGGCAAAGTGTGTGATAATGGAGATGACTTTCTTGGGGAGGATCCTCTACATATGCCCTCAAATACTTTCCTTAAAGAACACAATGTTCGTGCCATTGAGCTTCCTACATCTAACAAGAGAAAGAATCTTGAAGACAGTGAGAGTAGCAATGCAGACTGCCATTGGAAAAGAACCAAAAAGGACTCTGACCCCTCAAATCAAAAAATCATTGATATCGACTGTGCAACTAGGGACGAGCAGCACACGGGAAGCTTTGTGGGAGAG ttggAGCACAAATTGTTGAACGATGATATTCGAGGTTCGCAAGATAGTCAAAAATCACTTGCAATCCTTTCAGCTGGTGACACAATATCCAGGAAGAGTTCTATTTCAACAATGCCCAGCGTCGTTCCTAAACCTGTTGCACTTGCTGTGTTCGACGGaggaaaatttttatttgatcaTCAAAAGGACTTCCTTCAGAGATTGTGGATGGACCTTCGTGAGAAGATAACAAACACATTGGTTGATTGCATTTCTTCTCTCAAAGACGATGTGTTCTTGGTGCTTGGTACAATGAAGAGCCTCAACGGTTTTGATTTTTCTGGTTTGGAAGAGTTGTCGGGATCTCTTTTTGACAAAGCTGCTGCTTTTGGTGAAGCTTGTTCGAGATCTTCCGAAGAGACTGCTAAGGAGGCTCTTGCACAACAATTAAGTGAAGCAAAAGATCGTCTTGATAAAGCCAAGACAAAAGAGATCAAAGAAGCAAGCCAAGTCAAATCCACTCAGGAGGATTTGGAGAGCACTGTTAAGGAACTTGGTGATTTAAAGAAGCGAAAGAAACTCTTATCTTCTTCCTTGAAGAGACAACAGCGATTGTTTTTCGGTGCTCAAGCAGAGGTTCATACAATTGAAGCATAG